The following are from one region of the Orenia metallireducens genome:
- a CDS encoding CBS domain-containing protein, whose amino-acid sequence MEIIISHQRTDFDGLASMVAAQRLHPQATMVFSGKLTNNVKKFTTLYKGRIPIKYAKEIDKSKVTKVIMVDTRVASRVGAFSKLVGSDGVDVLIYDHHLERQRSLENAKEVIEEVGATTTMLVSRLKKKNIEITSFEATLFALGIYEDTGCLVYKSTTAKDAQAVAYLLEKGANLEVVEEYIEYSLNRKQHQLFNKLLDSIHPINIKGFKVDIFQAEVDEYIPDISLLAHKLNELHNSDALFVLVKYDGKVLIIGRSNNDSINVAEILKYYGGGGHTRAASATLKADENKDLLDYQEDLLCIVKERVNPAVLVKDIMSSPVKTITPDTAMGRADEIMFEEGYSGLIVADDNDIVGIISRNDIDKVRKHGLLHAPVKGYMSNEVVTINEEASLKEVQDAIVDNNVGRLPVLDSEGNLAGIITRNDLLRIFYGRDDYLKNRQNLYGRSLVKVQEKRYDISNRLNLIDQKTLDLFKRAGALAESLGYNLYIVGGFVRDLLLSQTNLDLDLVVEGDGIEFARRLNKELRGELDIYHEFGTAVLTLEDGLKLDIATTRVEYYSGIASLPEVELGCIQQDLFRRDFSINALAIQLNGHSFGQLVDYFNGREDLERGIIRLLHNFSLYDDPTRIFRGLRFASRYGFKFEPRTKELIKQAVNLDVIEKLSSNRLFTKLQLGLQDKYPIKFINLLKEENILIYISKDIIWDEDKEELATKVAEVLEWLKTLNLSFKFDEWVLYLMVLIWGMNHKQVKEFNQKFNLNKNLSYRLFFTLELDNLISNLKGTQDNSEIYYLLEGCAIEDLLLLLIKDFTLKDKVKLYLEELRWIDIKVSGEDIIEFGYKPGPFFQDALKAVKKAKLDGKIENHKEEQDYLRNYIEKRGE is encoded by the coding sequence ATGGAGATAATTATTAGTCATCAAAGAACTGATTTTGATGGACTAGCTTCTATGGTAGCAGCACAGAGGTTACATCCTCAAGCTACTATGGTCTTTTCAGGTAAGTTAACTAATAATGTAAAGAAATTTACAACTCTATATAAAGGTAGAATTCCTATTAAGTATGCTAAAGAGATAGATAAATCTAAAGTTACTAAAGTAATTATGGTAGATACTAGAGTAGCATCTAGAGTAGGTGCTTTTTCTAAGTTAGTAGGAAGTGATGGGGTGGATGTATTGATTTATGATCATCACCTTGAGCGACAGAGAAGTTTAGAGAATGCCAAGGAGGTTATCGAAGAGGTTGGAGCAACAACTACTATGTTGGTCAGTAGATTGAAGAAGAAAAATATTGAGATAACCTCATTTGAAGCTACTTTATTTGCTTTAGGAATTTATGAAGATACTGGTTGCTTAGTCTATAAAAGTACTACTGCTAAAGATGCTCAGGCAGTAGCTTATTTATTGGAGAAAGGGGCTAACCTAGAAGTTGTAGAAGAGTATATAGAGTACTCTTTGAATCGAAAGCAGCATCAGTTATTCAATAAATTATTGGACTCTATTCATCCAATCAATATTAAAGGCTTTAAAGTCGATATCTTTCAAGCAGAGGTTGATGAGTATATCCCAGACATTTCACTATTAGCACATAAATTAAATGAGTTACATAACTCTGATGCTTTATTTGTATTAGTCAAATATGATGGTAAGGTTCTGATTATTGGTCGTAGCAACAATGACAGCATCAATGTAGCAGAGATATTGAAATATTATGGTGGTGGTGGTCATACTAGGGCAGCTTCAGCTACTTTGAAAGCTGATGAGAATAAAGATTTACTTGATTATCAAGAGGATCTATTATGTATTGTTAAAGAAAGGGTAAATCCGGCAGTCTTGGTCAAGGATATTATGTCAAGTCCTGTTAAGACCATAACACCTGATACAGCTATGGGAAGAGCCGATGAAATTATGTTTGAGGAAGGTTATTCTGGATTGATAGTTGCAGATGATAACGATATTGTGGGGATTATATCTCGCAATGATATAGATAAGGTTAGAAAGCATGGTTTATTACATGCTCCAGTTAAGGGCTATATGTCTAATGAAGTGGTTACCATTAATGAAGAGGCATCTTTAAAGGAGGTACAAGATGCTATTGTCGATAATAATGTTGGTCGCCTGCCGGTACTTGATTCTGAAGGTAATTTGGCAGGGATTATTACTAGAAATGATTTATTAAGAATATTTTATGGTAGGGATGATTATCTGAAAAATAGGCAGAATCTCTATGGTAGAAGTCTAGTAAAGGTACAAGAGAAGAGATATGATATTAGTAATAGATTAAATTTGATTGATCAAAAGACTCTTGACTTATTCAAAAGAGCAGGAGCTTTAGCAGAGAGTTTAGGGTATAATTTATATATTGTTGGTGGGTTTGTCCGTGATTTATTGTTAAGTCAGACCAATCTAGACTTAGATTTAGTGGTAGAAGGTGATGGAATCGAATTTGCTCGTAGGCTCAATAAGGAGTTGAGAGGAGAACTTGATATCTATCATGAATTTGGTACAGCAGTTTTAACCTTAGAGGATGGACTCAAATTGGATATTGCTACTACTAGAGTCGAGTATTACTCTGGAATTGCTAGTCTCCCTGAGGTGGAGCTTGGTTGTATTCAGCAGGACCTCTTTAGAAGAGATTTCTCTATTAATGCTTTGGCTATTCAGTTAAATGGTCATTCTTTTGGTCAACTTGTCGACTATTTTAATGGGAGAGAAGATTTAGAAAGAGGAATTATTAGATTATTACATAATTTCAGTCTATATGATGATCCCACTAGAATCTTTAGAGGTTTGCGCTTTGCTAGCCGTTATGGATTTAAATTTGAGCCGCGTACTAAAGAGCTAATCAAGCAAGCTGTTAATTTAGATGTTATAGAGAAGTTAAGTAGTAATAGACTATTTACAAAACTACAACTTGGATTACAGGATAAGTATCCAATTAAGTTTATTAATCTATTGAAAGAGGAGAATATTTTAATCTATATATCTAAAGATATAATTTGGGATGAAGATAAAGAAGAGTTGGCTACTAAAGTAGCAGAGGTATTAGAATGGTTGAAGACTTTGAACCTCTCCTTTAAATTCGATGAATGGGTTCTTTATTTAATGGTTCTAATCTGGGGAATGAATCATAAGCAGGTTAAAGAGTTTAATCAGAAATTTAATTTAAATAAGAATCTATCTTATCGACTCTTCTTTACTCTAGAGCTTGATAATCTTATTAGTAATTTGAAAGGTACACAGGATAATAGTGAGATCTACTATCTATTAGAAGGATGTGCTATTGAAGATTTACTGTTGTTGTTAATTAAAGACTTTACTTTAAAGGATAAGGTTAAGTTATATTTAGAAGAGTTACGATGGATAGATATCAAAGTCTCTGGAGAGGATATTATTGAGTTTGGTTATAAGCCAGGGCCTTTCTTCCAAGATGCTTTGAAAGCAGTGAAGAAGGCTAAATTGGATGGTAAGATTGAAAATCATAAAGAAGAGCAGGATTATCTGCGAAATTATATAGAAAAGAGGGGTGAATAA
- a CDS encoding site-2 protease family protein yields the protein MNTIAEFALLIPILLLSLSFHEYAHGKAADLLGDPTPKMTGRLTLNPLAHLDPIGTLFLLITRRFGWAKPVQVNPRYFKDRKKGMMLVGLAGPLSNITLAIIFAFLYRFVGDFFYSLLDPRIVNTLFITGIYLNLGLAVFNLLPVPPLDGSKILAGLLPASMNNVIYNLEAYGPFILLFLLFTDGIGVILGPAINVLRIGIFKLVGLM from the coding sequence GTGAATACAATTGCAGAGTTCGCCTTATTAATACCTATTTTATTATTATCCTTATCCTTTCATGAGTATGCTCATGGTAAGGCTGCAGATTTGTTAGGTGATCCAACACCTAAGATGACTGGTCGTTTAACCTTAAATCCTTTGGCACATTTAGATCCGATAGGGACATTGTTTTTACTTATTACCCGTAGATTTGGTTGGGCTAAGCCAGTACAGGTCAATCCTCGTTACTTTAAAGATCGTAAAAAAGGAATGATGTTAGTAGGATTGGCTGGTCCTTTATCAAATATAACACTAGCTATAATCTTTGCTTTCTTATATAGATTTGTTGGTGACTTTTTTTACAGTCTGCTAGATCCAAGGATCGTTAATACTCTATTTATAACAGGAATTTATCTGAATTTAGGATTGGCTGTCTTTAATTTATTGCCAGTACCACCTTTAGATGGTTCTAAGATATTGGCTGGATTGTTGCCAGCTAGTATGAATAATGTTATCTATAATTTAGAAGCTTATGGGCCTTTTATTTTATTATTCTTACTCTTTACCGATGGAATTGGAGTAATATTAGGTCCTGCTATAAATGTTTTACGCATAGGAATCTTTAAATTGGTAGGATTGATGTGA
- the trpS gene encoding tryptophan--tRNA ligase, which yields MSKKGTILSGMRSTGKLHLGHLVGVLDNWKQLQDEYNCIFEVADWHALTTKYEDTSELQENIRDQVINWIAAGIDPERSIIFVQSHVPEIAELNLLLSMIVSVSRLERNPTYKEQVQELGVKDSIPFGLLEYPVLQAADILVFKGTTVPVGEDQLPHIEITRELARRFNHLYGETFPEPEAKLGEVTKLLGLDGRKMSKSYGNSIYLADSPEEIERKVKSMVTDPQRIRLKDPGNPEVCSVYSYHKLFSKDRVEEVAGGCRNATLGCMDCKKILSNSIIDYLSEIHQKRRELEENPEIIDEILAEGAKKARAIAKKTLNEVRGAMNLR from the coding sequence ATGTCGAAGAAAGGAACAATATTAAGTGGGATGCGTTCCACTGGAAAGTTACATTTGGGTCATTTAGTTGGAGTGCTTGATAACTGGAAGCAGCTCCAAGATGAATATAACTGTATCTTTGAGGTTGCTGACTGGCATGCATTAACAACTAAATATGAAGATACTTCCGAGCTACAAGAGAATATCAGAGATCAGGTAATTAATTGGATTGCTGCAGGAATTGACCCTGAAAGAAGCATTATCTTTGTGCAATCCCATGTTCCAGAGATTGCTGAACTGAACTTATTATTGTCAATGATTGTATCAGTGTCACGTTTAGAGAGAAATCCAACTTATAAAGAGCAGGTTCAAGAGTTGGGAGTAAAGGACTCTATACCTTTTGGTCTTTTAGAGTATCCAGTACTACAGGCTGCTGATATCTTAGTCTTTAAAGGTACTACAGTACCAGTTGGTGAAGATCAATTACCACATATTGAGATTACAAGGGAGCTTGCTCGAAGATTTAATCACTTATATGGTGAGACCTTCCCAGAGCCTGAGGCTAAATTAGGTGAGGTTACTAAATTATTAGGTTTAGATGGTCGTAAGATGAGTAAGAGTTATGGTAACTCTATTTATTTGGCTGATAGCCCTGAAGAGATTGAAAGAAAGGTTAAGAGTATGGTGACAGACCCACAAAGAATCAGGTTAAAAGACCCTGGTAATCCTGAGGTTTGTTCAGTTTATTCTTATCATAAGTTATTTAGCAAAGATAGAGTTGAAGAGGTAGCAGGGGGGTGCCGTAATGCTACTTTAGGCTGTATGGACTGTAAGAAGATACTATCAAATTCAATTATAGACTACTTATCTGAAATCCATCAGAAGAGAAGAGAGTTAGAGGAGAATCCTGAAATCATTGATGAGATTTTAGCTGAAGGTGCTAAAAAAGCTAGAGCTATAGCTAAAAAGACATTAAATGAAGTTAGAGGTGCTATGAATCTAAGATAG
- a CDS encoding segregation and condensation protein A translates to MGYEVKIDAFQGPIDLLMHLLKKNKVEIYDIPIAEVTRQYLDYIANMQKLDLDVASEFLIMAAQLMEIKAQTLLPKEKNDNEEEVDPRQELVEKLLEYKKYKQLALQLQEFEQEQRKSYTRNVAPLLSGLEFEKSNPLEGVTIDQFISAFHKALKKKTKKSDKKEEEQVDTLDKLKAEEITIKEQQGYIMQRLVAVGDEISFMDLFSQFSSRLEIVVTFMALLELIKINEVKIKQDNNFDEIKIYRLGSGGRC, encoded by the coding sequence ATGGGCTATGAAGTAAAGATTGATGCTTTTCAAGGTCCTATCGATCTATTGATGCATTTATTGAAGAAGAATAAAGTAGAAATTTATGATATTCCTATTGCAGAAGTTACCCGCCAGTATTTAGATTACATTGCTAATATGCAGAAGCTAGATTTAGATGTGGCCAGTGAATTTCTAATTATGGCAGCACAACTAATGGAGATAAAAGCCCAGACCTTATTACCTAAAGAGAAGAATGATAATGAGGAAGAAGTAGACCCTCGCCAAGAGTTGGTAGAGAAGCTATTAGAGTATAAGAAGTATAAACAGTTAGCCTTACAGCTACAAGAATTTGAACAGGAACAGAGAAAGTCATATACTCGTAATGTAGCCCCTTTGTTAAGTGGCTTAGAGTTTGAAAAGTCCAATCCCTTAGAGGGGGTTACTATAGATCAATTCATTTCTGCTTTTCATAAAGCATTGAAGAAGAAGACTAAAAAGAGTGATAAGAAAGAAGAAGAGCAGGTAGATACTTTAGATAAATTAAAAGCAGAAGAGATTACCATTAAAGAGCAGCAAGGCTATATTATGCAAAGATTAGTTGCAGTTGGTGATGAAATCAGCTTTATGGACTTGTTCTCTCAGTTTAGCTCTAGATTAGAGATAGTTGTTACTTTTATGGCATTGCTAGAGTTGATTAAAATTAATGAGGTTAAGATTAAACAGGATAATAATTTTGATGAGATTAAGATTTACCGTTTGGGGAGTGGTGGTCGGTGCTAA
- the scpB gene encoding SMC-Scp complex subunit ScpB — MLSKVEVKAAIEALLFMATDPLPIKVIKEVLDIGVKDIKDALELLEAEYTRGDKGIELVQVSNGYQLQTKAEFLPFIKELHKPEMNNTLSQAALETLAIIAYKQPATRAEIEDIRGVNVEKALKTLQKRGLIEEQGRKDTIGNPILYGTTDEFLQYMGMNSLDELPPAQEFTELYDE, encoded by the coding sequence GTGCTAAGTAAAGTTGAAGTAAAGGCTGCGATAGAAGCATTATTATTTATGGCAACAGATCCTTTGCCCATAAAGGTTATTAAAGAGGTCCTAGATATTGGGGTTAAAGATATCAAAGATGCTTTAGAACTTCTTGAAGCAGAATATACTCGGGGAGATAAAGGGATTGAGTTGGTACAGGTTAGTAATGGTTATCAGCTACAGACCAAAGCAGAGTTTCTTCCCTTTATCAAGGAATTACATAAACCAGAGATGAATAATACTTTAAGCCAAGCTGCTTTAGAGACTTTAGCAATTATAGCTTATAAACAACCTGCAACTAGAGCAGAGATTGAAGATATTAGAGGGGTTAATGTTGAGAAGGCTTTAAAGACTTTACAGAAGCGAGGTTTAATAGAAGAGCAAGGGAGAAAGGACACTATAGGAAACCCAATTCTTTATGGAACTACAGATGAATTCTTACAGTATATGGGTATGAATAGCCTAGATGAGCTACCACCAGCTCAAGAATTTACAGAGCTATATGATGAATAG
- a CDS encoding cache domain-containing protein, whose protein sequence is MISYVKPIYQDETLIGVVGIDIDFKYFEEVINGIKVYENGYSFLLDDKYNFLIHPELTNEDNLSTLNDGEYKYIIDKIAKKSEETVKIKFEGVDKLLTFSYLSNGWTLVVLAPNFEIY, encoded by the coding sequence ATGATATCTTATGTAAAGCCAATCTATCAAGATGAGACTTTAATTGGGGTGGTAGGAATAGATATAGACTTTAAATATTTTGAAGAAGTGATAAATGGGATTAAGGTTTATGAAAATGGATATTCTTTCTTATTAGATGATAAATATAATTTTTTAATCCATCCTGAATTGACAAATGAGGATAACTTGTCTACTTTAAATGATGGTGAATATAAGTACATAATTGATAAAATAGCTAAAAAGAGTGAAGAGACTGTTAAGATTAAATTTGAAGGGGTAGATAAGTTACTAACATTCTCGTATCTCTCTAATGGTTGGACTTTAGTAGTTTTAGCACCTAACTTCGAAATTTATTAA
- a CDS encoding HAMP domain-containing protein, whose product MTDSFNFAKEVAKGSLNLNNLEVKSGDEIGELSDALNEMATSIRNMVNKLLISIERLSAYSQELATSAEEGNTTIEASNRFIEEISTGIALLVVRS is encoded by the coding sequence ATAACAGATTCATTCAATTTTGCTAAGGAAGTTGCCAAGGGGAGTTTGAATCTAAATAATTTGGAAGTTAAGAGTGGTGATGAGATTGGAGAACTTTCAGATGCTCTTAATGAGATGGCTACTAGTATTAGGAATATGGTTAATAAACTGCTAATCTCAATTGAAAGGTTATCTGCTTATAGTCAAGAGTTAGCAACTTCAGCAGAAGAAGGGAATACAACTATAGAAGCTAGTAATCGATTTATAGAAGAGATATCAACAGGTATTGCTCTATTGGTAGTCAGAAGCTAA
- a CDS encoding DUF2953 domain-containing protein produces MLTLISILLFLIFLKIFKIDFIVRFECRKEGDDLVIKLQLSFSRYRFKFKYLEIEQRFSFSTLQFEGKVSDKLKKDIRVIERLEKGESNKGDIKHIVKFFKTVKNVGSNAEDVFSIIDSCDLFSWKTNFALSNQAYTGGLTGLFWSIKSLAMSFLQYYIKFNDTPIVEVNPIFNSPLNFKMEFEGIFKFKLGDIIRIGLKILFSQLKRRGQKNGRPSN; encoded by the coding sequence ATGTTAACGTTAATTTCAATCCTCTTATTTTTGATTTTTTTAAAAATCTTTAAGATAGACTTTATAGTTAGATTTGAATGTAGAAAAGAGGGTGATGATTTAGTAATTAAATTACAGTTATCATTTTCAAGATATAGATTTAAATTTAAATATTTAGAGATTGAACAGAGATTCTCTTTTTCTACTCTACAATTTGAGGGTAAGGTAAGTGATAAGCTAAAGAAGGATATTAGGGTAATAGAGAGGTTAGAAAAAGGAGAAAGTAATAAAGGTGATATAAAACATATAGTTAAATTTTTCAAAACAGTCAAGAATGTAGGAAGTAATGCAGAGGATGTCTTTTCAATAATCGATAGTTGTGATCTCTTTTCATGGAAGACTAATTTTGCATTAAGTAATCAAGCTTATACTGGGGGATTAACAGGCTTATTTTGGAGTATTAAGAGTTTGGCTATGAGTTTTTTGCAATATTACATAAAATTTAATGATACCCCAATAGTTGAAGTCAACCCTATCTTCAATTCACCACTAAACTTTAAGATGGAGTTTGAGGGTATATTTAAATTTAAATTAGGAGATATTATACGTATAGGACTAAAAATACTTTTCTCTCAACTTAAAAGGAGGGGTCAAAAAAATGGGCGACCATCCAATTGA
- the ytfJ gene encoding GerW family sporulation protein, whose product MGDHPIENIMSTAMENIKGMVDVNTIVGDPVETKDGSVIIPVSKVNFGFAAGGAEYLLKENDGEEKKESSKGTNFGGGSGAGVMLQPIAFLVVSEGQVRLLPVNNNAVVERLVNLAPELLDHLKGLSKQNDKNKKEDKTNVEISV is encoded by the coding sequence ATGGGCGACCATCCAATTGAAAATATAATGTCAACCGCAATGGAAAATATAAAAGGTATGGTTGATGTAAATACTATTGTAGGAGATCCAGTAGAGACCAAGGATGGAAGTGTAATAATCCCTGTTTCAAAGGTCAATTTTGGCTTTGCAGCTGGTGGTGCTGAGTACCTATTAAAAGAGAATGATGGTGAAGAGAAAAAAGAATCTTCTAAAGGTACAAATTTTGGTGGAGGTAGTGGGGCTGGAGTAATGTTACAGCCTATAGCATTTTTAGTAGTTAGTGAAGGGCAAGTTAGATTATTACCAGTAAACAATAATGCCGTTGTTGAAAGATTAGTGAATTTAGCACCAGAATTATTAGATCACCTTAAAGGTCTTAGTAAGCAGAATGATAAGAACAAGAAGGAAGATAAGACAAATGTGGAGATTAGTGTATAA
- a CDS encoding D-alanyl-D-alanine carboxypeptidase family protein gives MIKKYLIALTIICSLILTINATVLAYPQVSAQAAILIDVETGQILYKKNIHERRAPASTTKIMTGILAIENGNLSDKVTASKRAAYEGGSSIYLVPDETLTLEEMVYGLLLKSGNDAAVAIAEHIGGSVENFANLMNLKAREVGALHTTFKNPNGLPQEGHLTTAYDLAQIARYALQNPLFAKIVSTQKKRIEWPGHSWDRILTNTNKLLTRSDIVNGVKTGYTRAAGRCLVSSATKDGQQLVSVVLKSGAMWNESLALLNYGFNHYRKVEVIAKGEEIHQISIDEQDVKLKSAKEFNYVLPKGTSTKIKKVINVKDDITLPIKKGEKLGNIALYDEDDNLLDRIDLISDRYVEDSAVNNFWKKLSARIQIYF, from the coding sequence ATGATTAAAAAATATTTAATAGCATTAACAATTATATGTAGTTTGATATTGACAATAAATGCAACTGTTTTGGCATATCCTCAAGTTTCAGCACAAGCAGCTATCTTAATTGATGTAGAGACTGGTCAGATACTTTATAAGAAGAACATCCATGAACGACGTGCTCCTGCAAGTACGACTAAGATCATGACTGGGATCTTGGCAATAGAGAATGGTAATCTATCTGATAAAGTAACTGCTAGTAAAAGAGCAGCTTATGAAGGTGGATCTTCTATCTATTTAGTTCCTGATGAGACACTAACTTTAGAAGAGATGGTCTATGGTCTCTTATTAAAATCAGGTAATGATGCAGCTGTAGCAATTGCTGAGCATATTGGTGGTTCTGTAGAAAATTTTGCAAATTTAATGAATCTTAAAGCAAGAGAAGTAGGAGCATTACATACAACCTTTAAGAATCCTAATGGTTTACCACAAGAAGGTCATTTAACAACAGCCTATGATTTAGCACAAATAGCCCGTTATGCATTACAAAATCCTCTATTTGCTAAGATTGTTTCAACACAAAAAAAGAGAATTGAGTGGCCTGGTCATAGCTGGGATAGAATCTTAACAAATACTAATAAATTACTAACTCGTTCTGATATAGTTAATGGTGTTAAAACTGGTTATACTAGAGCTGCTGGAAGGTGTTTGGTATCTTCTGCTACCAAAGATGGTCAACAATTAGTTAGTGTAGTCTTAAAGAGTGGGGCTATGTGGAATGAATCTTTAGCATTATTAAACTATGGTTTCAACCATTATCGCAAGGTAGAAGTAATTGCTAAGGGGGAAGAGATTCATCAAATATCTATTGATGAGCAAGATGTAAAGTTAAAATCAGCCAAAGAGTTTAACTATGTGCTTCCTAAAGGTACTAGTACTAAGATTAAAAAAGTAATCAATGTTAAGGATGATATTACCTTGCCAATAAAGAAGGGTGAGAAGTTAGGCAATATTGCTTTATATGATGAAGATGATAATTTATTGGATAGGATAGATTTAATCTCTGATCGTTATGTTGAAGATTCTGCAGTCAATAATTTTTGGAAGAAGTTATCAGCTAGAATCCAAATTTATTTTTAA
- a CDS encoding pseudouridine synthase has product MERLQKVMARAGVASRRQSEKLIEQGKVKVNGNVVKELGFKVNPQQDEIEVNDKKIKKEKLVYILLNKPKECVTTVSDPKGRRTVVDLVKVRERVYPVGRLDYDTEGLLLLTNDGEVAYALTHPSHQVSKKYLATVDGVPNDAKLKALERGVQLSDGWTAPAKAERVVEFNNKSIVSLEIYEGRKHQVKRMLKSVGHPVLELKRIKMGPLSLDEDLKLGTYRFLNKNEIDELKEIARQVKENEQE; this is encoded by the coding sequence ATGGAGAGATTACAAAAAGTAATGGCTAGAGCAGGAGTGGCATCAAGACGACAGAGTGAAAAGTTAATAGAGCAAGGTAAGGTTAAGGTTAATGGTAATGTAGTAAAAGAATTAGGGTTTAAGGTTAACCCACAGCAAGATGAGATTGAAGTAAATGATAAAAAGATTAAAAAAGAGAAATTGGTCTATATCTTATTAAATAAACCGAAGGAATGTGTTACGACAGTAAGTGATCCTAAGGGAAGAAGAACAGTGGTAGATTTAGTTAAGGTAAGAGAGAGAGTATATCCAGTAGGGAGATTGGACTATGATACTGAGGGGCTATTATTATTAACTAATGATGGGGAGGTTGCATATGCCTTAACCCATCCTAGCCATCAAGTAAGTAAGAAGTATCTGGCTACTGTTGATGGAGTACCCAATGATGCCAAATTAAAGGCTCTAGAGCGCGGAGTACAATTAAGTGATGGTTGGACTGCACCTGCTAAGGCAGAAAGGGTTGTAGAATTTAATAATAAATCTATAGTATCTTTAGAGATTTATGAAGGAAGAAAGCATCAGGTTAAGAGAATGCTTAAGTCGGTAGGGCATCCAGTGTTAGAACTAAAAAGGATTAAAATGGGGCCTTTATCCTTAGATGAAGATTTGAAACTGGGTACATATAGGTTTTTAAATAAGAATGAAATTGATGAACTTAAAGAGATCGCTAGGCAGGTAAAGGAAAATGAGCAAGAGTAA
- a CDS encoding elongator complex protein 3: MSKSNYIIPIFVPHLGCPHDCVFCNQREITGVRNDLSKEEVLDKIEDYLSTIPKSAKRIEVAFYGGSFTGIDPRYQLELLSAAKMILDKEVITGIRLSTRPDYIDEEILERLQEYGVGTIELGVQSLDDNVLSASNRGHSREDVKKAVSLIKNYNFKLGLQVMPGLPNSTRTSDLDTGTEVIELSPDFVRIYPTLVIKNTELAELYKSGRYQPLSLEEAVDISAELLEKFKRAGINVIRVGLQPSEGVNAKEVLAGPFHPSFRQLVESRLLLNKIESQIRGRAIDKLELTVNSKDVSNLRGQRNSNLDYLYNRYQLQEIIIKDDDTLARGNIKIKFIF; this comes from the coding sequence ATGAGCAAGAGTAATTATATTATTCCAATCTTCGTTCCCCATTTGGGCTGTCCTCATGACTGTGTCTTCTGTAATCAACGAGAGATTACAGGTGTTAGAAATGATTTAAGTAAAGAGGAAGTCTTAGATAAGATTGAGGATTATTTAAGTACAATTCCTAAATCAGCTAAAAGAATAGAAGTTGCCTTTTATGGAGGTAGTTTTACAGGAATTGACCCTAGATATCAGCTGGAATTACTTTCTGCTGCCAAAATGATCTTGGATAAAGAGGTTATTACTGGCATTAGACTATCTACTCGACCTGATTATATAGATGAAGAGATATTGGAGAGGCTACAGGAGTATGGTGTAGGTACTATTGAACTAGGAGTTCAATCTCTAGATGATAATGTATTATCTGCTTCAAACAGGGGGCATAGTAGAGAAGATGTTAAGAAGGCAGTCTCTTTAATCAAGAACTATAACTTCAAACTAGGGTTACAGGTCATGCCAGGCTTACCTAATAGCACAAGAACTTCAGATTTGGATACAGGAACAGAGGTTATTGAGCTTAGTCCAGATTTTGTACGGATATATCCTACATTGGTCATTAAGAATACTGAACTTGCAGAACTCTATAAATCAGGTAGATATCAGCCCTTATCATTAGAAGAGGCAGTTGATATCAGTGCTGAGCTATTGGAGAAATTTAAAAGGGCTGGGATTAATGTGATTAGAGTAGGATTGCAACCTTCTGAAGGTGTTAATGCTAAAGAGGTTCTGGCAGGACCTTTCCATCCTTCCTTTAGACAATTAGTAGAGTCTAGGCTACTATTAAATAAAATTGAAAGTCAAATTAGAGGAAGAGCCATAGATAAGCTGGAATTAACGGTTAACTCTAAAGATGTCTCTAATCTGAGAGGGCAGAGAAATAGTAATTTAGATTACTTATATAATAGATATCAACTTCAAGAGATAATTATCAAGGATGATGATACTTTAGCTAGAGGTAATATTAAAATAAAATTTATTTTCTAA
- a CDS encoding stage V sporulation protein S, with protein sequence MEILKVSSTSKPKSVAGALAAVIREEGRAELQGVGAGAINQAVKAIAIVRGFIAPNGVDLVAIPAFSEIEIDGQERTAIKFIVEPR encoded by the coding sequence ATGGAAATATTAAAAGTATCATCAACTTCAAAACCTAAGTCTGTGGCTGGAGCGTTAGCTGCTGTAATCCGTGAAGAAGGTAGAGCAGAGTTACAGGGTGTTGGGGCTGGAGCTATAAATCAAGCTGTGAAGGCTATTGCTATTGTAAGAGGATTTATAGCACCAAATGGTGTAGATTTAGTTGCAATTCCTGCTTTTTCTGAGATTGAGATTGATGGGCAAGAAAGAACTGCTATTAAGTTCATTGTTGAGCCAAGATAA